In Chanodichthys erythropterus isolate Z2021 chromosome 9, ASM2448905v1, whole genome shotgun sequence, a genomic segment contains:
- the fmodb gene encoding fibromodulin — translation MRGWIFLLLLASLVDFSMTQQTNSLTWLSYLRNRAYSHGYGRSHNNNFGSLSTEDEPSVLDCPLECECPTTYPKAMYCNNRRLQHVPFVPSHIEYVYFQNNQITSITNGVFDDAPNLAWISMHTNKLSSDKIGKNVFAKLPNLERLFLHNNNLSRVPQGLPRSLRDLHMNHNNISVVPVDSFRGMSNLTALHLQMNAIEDLGNALEGLLSLTLLDLRGNRLKKIPESLPPKLSQLYLEYNRISSIPADFLSQRPELRFVRLSHNQLTNGGIPANAFNVSTLVELDLSFNKLERIPTISTSLENLYLQANKIKEFSVSSFCRVVDTNNYSNLRVLRLEANEISAQDIPNEAVLCLRLATNIDL, via the exons ATGAGAGGCTGGATTTTTCTGCTTTTGCTGGCAAGTCTTGTCGATTTTTCCATGACACAACAGACCAACTCTTTAACCTGGCTGAGTTATCTGCGCAACCGAGCCTACAGTCATGGTTATGGCCGTAGTCACAATAACAATTTCGGCTCTCTAAGTACAGAGGATGAGCCTTCTGTGCTAGACTGCCCTTTGGAGTGTGAATGTCCTACTACCTACCCCAAAGCAATGTACTGCAACAACCGCAGGCTACAGCATGTGCCATTCGTACCATCTCACATTGAGTATGTATACTTTCAAAATAACCAGATCACAAGCATCACAAATGGCGTCTTTGATGATGCTCCAAATTTAGCTTGGATCAGCATGCACACCAATAAACTGAGCTCTGACAAGATTGGTAAAAATGTCTTCGCCAAACTACCCAACCTTGAGCGCCTCTTTTTACACAACAACAACCTTAGCCGTGTTCCACAGGGTTTACCACGTTCCCTACGAGATCTACACATGAATCACAACAATATTTCAGTAGTTCCGGTGGATTCTTTCCGTGGAATGAGCAACCTGACGGCCCTACATCTCCAAATGAATGCTATCGAAGACCTCGGTAATGCACTTGAGGGTCTGCTATCCTTGACTCTGTTAGACTTGCGAGGGAACCGACTGAAGAAGATTCCAGAAAGTCTCCCGCCAAAGCTGAGCCAACTCTACCTTGAGTACAACCGTATATCCAGCATTCCTGCTGACTTTCTGAGTCAACGGCCTGAGCTGCGCTTTGTACGGCTGTCCCACAATCAGCTCACTAATGGGGGAATTCCAGCCAATGCTTTCAATGTCAGCACACTTGTGGAACTCGATTTGTCCTTCAACAAGCTGGAGAGGATTCCCACTATCAGCACCAGTCTGGAGAATCTGTATCTCCAGGCCAACAAGATCAAAG AATTTTCAGTGAGCAGTTTCTGCAGAGTTGTGGACACAAACAACTACTCTAATCTGCGTGTACTGCGACTGGAGGCCAATGAAATCAGCGCCCAAGACATACCAAATGAAGCTGTACTCTGTCTGCGTCTGGCAACCAACATCGACCTGTAG
- the mapkapk2b gene encoding MAP kinase-activated protein kinase 2b — translation MLDNTESKNDSVLSSESALKSSLKIKKKVITEEYKLAGQVLGIGINGKVWEIFQKKNGKHYALKMLRDTPKARREVELHCRASSCPRIVEIEDVFENYYQRKKCLLLIMECMEGGELFRRIQERGDQAFTEREASETMRSIGEAVEFLHGINIAHRDLKPENLLYTSKQPDAQLKLTDFGFAKETTSNNCLTTPCYTPYYVAPEVLGPEKYDKSCDMWSLGVIMYILLCGYPPFYSNHGLQLSPGMRKRIRNGQYEFPNPEWSQVSEEAKQLICQLLKTDPTERMTITEFMNHSWINKSMTVPPTHLHTSRVLMEESDVWDKVKEEMSNALATMRVDYEQIKIKAIEDSSNPLLLKRRKKMAAAMKEAPGL, via the exons ATGTTAGATAATACAGAAAGTAAAAATGATTCAGTGCTTTCCAGTGAGTCGGCACTGAAATCATCCCTGAAGATAAAGAAGAAGGTAATAACTGAGGAGTATAAGCTTGCAGGACAAGTGCTCGGGATAGGCATCAATGGCAAGGTCTGGGAAATATTCCAGAAGAAAAACGGCAAACACTATGCCTTAAAG ATGCTGCGGGACACCCCTAAGGCTCGACGGGAGGTGGAACTTCACTGCAGGGCATCAAGCTGCCCACGTATCGTAGAAATTGAAGATGTCTTTGAGAATTACTACCAACGCAAAAAGTGTTTGCTTCTCATCATGGAGTG TATGGAGGGGGGAGAACTCTTTCGCCGCATTCAGGAACGTGGTGATCAAGCTTTCACTGAAAGAG AGGCCTCAGAAACAATGAGAAGCATTGGAGAAGCTGTCGAGTTTCTGCATGGTATTAACATTGCTCACAGAGACCTCAAG CCAGAGAATTTACTGTACACATCAAAACAGCCAGATGCCCAGCTCAAGCTTACAGACTTTGGATTCGCCAAAGAGACCACATCCAACAACTGCTTGACCACCCCATGCTATACACCTTATTATGTGG CCCCAGAGGTGCTTGGTCCAGAGAAATATGATAAGTCATGTGACATGTGGTCATTAGGAGTCATCATGTACATCCT GTTGTGTGGATATCCACCATTCTACTCAAACCATGGCTTACAACTCTCACCGGGAATGAGAAAACGGATACGGAATGGCCAGTATGAATTTCCAAACCCTGAATGGTCACAGGTGTCAGAGGAAG CAAAGCAGCTCATTTGCCAACTGCTGAAAACAGATCCTACAGAGAGAATGACCATCACAGAATTCATGAACCATTCTTGGATCAAT AAGTCAATGACGGTTCCTCCGACACATCTGCACACAAGTCGAGTCCTTATGGAAGAAAGTGATGTCTGGGATAAAGTCAAG GAAGAGATGTCTAATGCCTTAGCAACAATGAGAGTGGACTACGAACAAATAAAGATCAAAGCGATCGAGGACTCATCCAATCCTCTTCTTTTgaagagaagaaagaaaatggCGGCTGCAATGAAAGAAGCACCAGGACTGTGA
- the or90j1 gene encoding odorant receptor 135-1 gives MNSSEFNKRKDFFGEAVFKNITVVVFAVIINSINSLLLYTFFKNPVFTQEPRYILYMQLIINDIITLSVCVIMFVFTYVIPNLNVAICCIFILIATNVDKNSPLNLAGMAIERFVAVCYPLHHARICTIQNTKILIGIIWLVGALPGIVDLLVVLALRPLSFFTTSRMCFQQNVFNFEYNIISSAVLNIGYMCSVWVLLFYTYFKVLFSAKAAASEPAQAQKARRTILLHGVQLLLCTLSLFTTVLDGALTALFPYYQSVIYFCTFILTSILPRLLSPLIYGMRDQKFKKYMMSSLMCGSKKKAINPSD, from the coding sequence ATGAACAGTTCAGAATTTAACAAACGCAAAGATTTTTTTGGGGAAGCCGTTTTCAAAAATATCACTGTGGTTGTATTTGCTGTCATTATCAATTCTATCAATAGCTTGCTGCTTTATACTTTCTTCAAGAATCCTGTCTTCACTCAGGAGCCCCGCTATATCCTCTACATGCAGCTGATCATCAATGACATCATTacactgtctgtctgtgtgattATGTTTGTGTTTACTTACGTAATACCAAACTTGAATGTTGCTATCTGCTGCATTTTCATCCTCATTGCAACTAACGTCGACAAAAACTCGCCACTAAACCTGGCCGGCATGGCTATTGAGCGCTTTGTGGCCGTTTGCTACCCTCTACATCATGCACGAATATGCACCATCCAAAACACCAAAATCCTGATCGGCATCATCTGGCTGGTGGGAGCCCTGCCTGGCATAGTGGACCTGCTTGTTGTTTTGGCTCTTCGTCCACTCTCCTTCTTTACCACTAGCCGCATGTGCTTCCAGCAAAATGTGTTCAATTTTGAATACAATATAATAAGCAGCGCTGTTTTAAACATCGGCTACATGTGCTCAGTGTGGGTGCTGCTCTTCTACACTTACTTTAAAGTGCTGTTCTCTGCTAAAGCAGCTGCTTCAGAACCAGCTCAAGCACAGAAGGCCAGGAGAACCATTTTACTGCATGGGGTCCAGTTACTGCTCTGTACACTGTCCCTGTTCACAACGGTCCTGGATGGGGCCTTAACGGCTCTCTTTCCTTACTATCAGTCAGTAATCTACTTCTGCACGTTCATTCTCACCAGCATTTTACCACGTCTGCTGAGCCCTCTCATATATGGCATGAGGGATCAAAAGTTTAAGAAGTACATGATGAGTTCACTGATGTGTGGCTCCAAAAAGAAAGCCATTAATCCTTCTGATTAG